The Fibrobacter sp. genomic sequence GAGGAGTCGCTTGGCAGAATTGAAAATATCAACGAGCTTTCCTCTGCTCTGGCTGCCTGGTCAAATGAGAATCCCGGCAGGAATCTGGCCGATTTTCTGGAAGAGGTTTCTCTGATCAGTGATGTTGATTCCTGGGAGCGCAGGGATGATGCTGTCAATCTTATGACACTTCACTGCGCAAAGGGCCTGGAATTCAAATATGTATTTCTGGTGGGTCTTGAGGATGGCATTATTCCCTCCAGGCAGAATCTTGACGATGAGGTCAAGATGGAGGAGGAGCGGAGGCTTCTGTACGTTGGGGCCACCAGGGCGATGGAGAAACTGGAGTGTTCCCATGTGGATCAGAGGTGGCGCTTTGGTGACCTGTTACGAAGCTCGCCATCGCGTTTTCTCAGTTCGATTCCGGAAAATCAGTATCAGTTCAGGGATGAAAGTACGAATTTCGGGCTGCAGCCCTCCCAGAACAGAACCATATCAAAACCGGTACAGATGGTGACCCGCAAGCCCGAACCGGTGAAGAGGCCCGTATTTGATGAGTTCTCGCAAGAGACAGTAGAATTCCGCATGGGACAGCATGTAAAGCATAAAATCTATGGGCGGGGGAAGATTCTGGGTATAAGTGGTTTTGGTGATGATATGAAACTTACAGTTTTATTCAACGATGGTGCCAGAAGGAAACTTATGGCCAAGTTTGCCAATTTCGAATCAGTCTGAAAGGGGCTTATATGATAGATCGCGATACAGTCCTTCATATCGCAAAGCTGGCGAGATTAAGTTTGACAGAGCAGGAAGTGGAGAAAATCACTGTTCAGTTAGGGTCTACTCTGGAATATATTGACCAATTAAACAGGGCAGACACCAGCAATGTTGAACCTACCTGTTTTATAGCTCCTCTTCACGATCCTCTCAGAGATGACACCCTGAAACCATCATTGACTCAGGAAGAGGTCTTGCAGAACGGACCCAGTGTCAAAAAGGGCTTTTTTGCTATTCCCAAGGTAATTGGCGGCTGAAGACTATGTCACATGATATCGTTTGCGTAATTCCTGCCAGGTACGGCTCGACCAGGCTTCCAGGCAAACCTCTCTGTGAAATCAACGGGTTACCGCTTGTTATGTGGGTGTACAACAGTGCCATGAAGGCGGGGGTTTTTGACCGGGTTATCGTGGCTACCGATGATCAGCGGATAGGGGATGCGGTCAAAAAGCATGGGGGAGAATACGTGATGACTGCTTCGGACCATGCAAGGGGTACAGACCGTGTTTACGAGGCTGTCGGCGGTCTGAAATGCACTCATATCGTGAATCTTCAGGGTGATGAGCCGCTGGTGCCAGCTTTTGTTCTTGAGAAATTTGTTTGCGAGCTGAAAAAAATTGATCACAATTCCTTGCTTACCATTGCCTCTGATGCTACAATGAATGAAAGGGACAATCCCAATGTAGTCAAGGTAGTTCTTAATCAGGAAGGAGATGCTCTGTATTTTTCCCGTTCCCCCATACCTTATGACTGCAAGGGGGAAGGTACTTTTCTGAAGCACAAAGGAATCTACGGATTTACTTTGGAGAGTCTGCGCAGGTATTGCGGATTTCCTCAGGGAGAACTTGAAAAGCGGGAAAGTCTTGAGCAGTTAAGAGCTCTTGAGTACGGGATGAAGATCCGCTGTCTTGTGTGCAATTTCGAATCCATCGGGATCGATACTGCCGAAGATCTGCAGCGGTTTCGTTTACAAGTAGCAACGAGATCTTATGGAGAGCAACCGGAAGCAGATTCTTATAGTAGATGATGAAGCGTCTATATGTGAGATACTGGCTCAATTTCTGCGAAAAAAAGGTTACGAGGTATTTACAGCAGGAAGTGGCGAATCAGCTCTTGATATCCTGAGCAATGAATCGATTGACCTGGTCGTGACTGATATTAAGATGCCGGGTATTTCAGGAGTGGACCTCCTTAAGTACATAAATGAAAACCAGCAGACTATCCCGGTTCTGATAACAACCGGATTTCCAACTCTCGATACCGCCATCGAAGCCCTGAAATTAGGTGCCTACGATTATCTGACAAAGCCTTTTCATCTGGAGGAGATAGCTGAAAAGGTCAAGCGTGCGATTATAAGCAAGCAGCTTGAGGAGGAAAACCTCCTTTTCTCAAAGCTGGTTTCACTCCATGAAGTTACAAAAATACTGGCCTCCACACTCGAAATCATTGATCTTAACCACAAATTTCTTGATTATTCCATAAAAATGTCAAAAGCAGATTGTGGGGCACTTCTTTTTTCCGACAGTTCTGGAAAGATGATAATTTCGGAAATTGCCGGAGAGGGATTTGATAAATCATACTGGATGGGGCAGCCGTTTGTGATGGCTTCAAAGTGGGTAGCTTCAAATGAAGAACCGCTTTTGCTGGAATCCGGAATGCATTCCCTTCCCTCAGGACTCATTCCCATTCCCTCTCAACTGCAATCGTTTATTTCGTTTCCCCTCAAGACTCCTTCACGGACTATCGGTGTTTTGAATCTGGCAAGACTTGCCGGGCGGGGTTCATTTTCCAATCTTGACCTTGAGATAATCAATGTGCTGGCATCGCAGGCAAGCATTTCGATAGAGAACGTAAGGCTTTACCAGAATATAAGGGACAATTATCTGAAAACGATAAGGGCGTTTGCTCTTGCTGTGGAGGCAAAGGATGAGTACACTCACGGGCACTCTGAAAATGTGATGAAGTATACAGTGGTGCTCGCAAAGACGCTCGGTCTTTCGGATGCGGATATTGAACTGGTAAAGTATGCCGGATTGCTTCATGATATAGGAAAGATCGGTATCAGTGAGTGTATTCTCAATAAGCCGGGAAGGTTGACACCTCAGGAGTTTGAGGAGATCAAAAAACATCCGGAACTGGGAGTACGCATTATTTCCGATGTCCCTTTTCTGAAGTCTCTGGTTCCGCTTGTTCTCCATCACCATGAATTTTATGCCGGAGGCGGCTATCCTACAGGTATAGCAGGTGAGGATATTCCTTTTGGTGCGCGTATTCTCAGTGTGTCGGATGCGTATGAGGCAATGACTTCGGATCGTCCTTATCGAAAATCACTGCCCCAGGAAGTAGCATTCAGTATATTGGAAAAAGAAAAAGGAAAACAGTTTGATCCCATGATAGTTGATGCTTTTCTGGAGATTATGCGTCCAAACGGTAAATAACCGAAAGGAATCCTGTGGCATGCAAGGAGAAGAATTCTGTTTCCGGAAAACCATCAGGGGGTGCAAACTGTATCTCCAATAAAGCTGTTGGTCTGCTTCGGAAGCCTTTTTTTATCACTTTTTTCTGGATTTCCGGAGTGTGCTTCTGGATTGTTTTGTGGATCGCCGGCTTTCGGGACGAAAACAGAGTACTACTGGAAATCAAAGAATCTCATTTAATTGCCGGAGTTGCACCAGACCAGGGTGAAAATTGTATCGATATAAACACTTCAGGAATACAGAATCTGGTCCTTTTACCTGGAATCGGACCTGCCCTGGCAGATAGAATTGTCAAGTTCAGGGAGGAGAATGGGCTTTTTAGAAGGGTCTCTGATCTTGGGATGGTGAAGGGAATCGGCCCGGAGAAGCTTAAGAGGATTGAAAACAGGGTTTGTTTTTAGCTGTCTGAAAAATGATATTTAAGTAAAAGATAACTACTCAGGTCTTCTGCTTGTTTAAGTTTGCCGAAGCATGAATGGTTACGGATAATTAAGCCAAGCAGGTCTTTTTCTCGGAAAATATGAAGAAATCTCCCAGATATATAAGCGGGCTGGACATTCAGAATGACTATATAAGTGTCACCCAGTACTCTTTTGAGCAGGATGCAGTGCTTCTCATTGCGATTCAGCCGGTTTCAACTGTTGAAAACATTGATCAACTGCAAAATACTGAAAACAAGCTTAAGGAGCTCAGGGGAAAGTTCAAGTTCCACAGCCCTGATGTGGTCTGTTCGATTGCTTCAGATTGCGCAGTCATCAAGCATATCAGTTGTGACAGGGATGAGCCTGACCTGAAGGGTATGGTTAAGTGGGAACTCAGTCAGCAATTGATAAGTCAAGTTGACCAATATGTATTTGATTTTCAGGAATTACTTTCTTCCAATGGCAATTCGAGAGATGTCCTGGCAGTTGCATTCCACTCTGAGAGTGTCAAAAACCTCACTTCGATGCTGAAAAAACTCAAGCTGAATCCTCTCGTTATGGATCTTGATATCTTCGCGTTGATAAACGTACATGAGGCCAATTACAAAGAGAATATCCCTTTCAATACTATTATCGTTCATGGTGAGAGCGAAAAGACAAAGATGGTTCTGACAAAAAACGGGGTATTTCTGGACAATGATTCTTTTGAATACAACTATGAAGCAATCGATCCGGTTTCATATTTCCAGCGACTGCAGGGAGAGATCAGCAGATTTGCGGGTTTATCAGGTATAAATGCAGGAGATGGATCTCTGCGGATACTTTTTACCGGTTCTCTCTTTTGTCAGGAAGAATTCAGAGATGCTGCCGGGGGGTTTATGGGAAATGGTGAAATTTTGAATCCATTCCGAAAAGTCAATTGCTTGGCCGGGGTCGATGAAGAGAATCTTGCAAAGTACTCTCCTCAACTTGCTGTTGCTGTAGGCCTGGCACTTCGCGGGGGCAATTAGTTCATGATAAGAATAAATTTACTCAACGACTCCAGGCTTAATAAAGATAAGAAGAAGATATCTCCAGTGATACCTGTTGGTGCTGCCGGATTGATTATTGTCATCGGTGTGATCTCAGCGATACTTTTCACACGAAAGCCGGAAGCTCCTAAAGAAGTTTTGACTGAAAACAAAGGCATCGAAGTTACAGATTTCAAACCTTCAACACATGCCAGATCTGCAATTGTTGAGGATGTTGTCCGGGAACTGAGTCATTCAGAATCGCAAGAGTCCAGAAAAGGAGTGCTTGACATCCCTTACCAGGAGATGTCTGTTATCGAGAGAATCAACTATGAGGTACTCTTTGGGAAAAAAGTCTTTGAGGTACTAAGCAGGGCGGTTCCCGACGGGATCGGGTTAAAGACCCTTGAGATTGAGAATTTCCAGACTGTCTATGCTCTCGGCATAAGCTCTCAGCGGGATGAGATCACTCAGACTTTCAGTGCTTTCCGTCAGGAGCGTATGGAACTGCTTCCAAAGCCGCATTCCTATATTACATCAAATCCTCAGAACGGGTACAGATTTGTCGTTACCTGTAAAGCAGAGCTTGGATTGGACCTCTCTGATCCTTTTCAGGCAACAGATCAGCTTCCGCCAAGAGCCGATCTGCCGGTTCTGCTCAAGACTATAACCGATCTGGCATCACAGGTTGATGTCAAGTTCAAGGCTGATCCGGTGCAGGTTTCCGCAGAACGGGCAGGAGCTTACAGACGTTTTGTTTACCGATACACCGGTACCAGCACGTATAAAGATTTTGTGCGGCTGGTCCTGCGTTTACATCAGGACAGAGTACCCTGCGCATTCAAAAAAGTCACAATCAAGGCCAGAACCGAGACGGTAACCGATGTCAGTGCGGAAATACTGCTGACTCTCAAAGACTAACATGAGACTGAGGATAATCTCCGGGAAACTGAGAGGCCGGTTCCTGGTACTTCCCGACAAAGGCAAAGCTTTTCGTCCTACACTTGAGCGTACACGCGAATCTGTTGCTGAAATAATCAAAGCGTATCTTCCCGATGCTGTTGCTGCTGATCTTTGTGCAGGCAGCGGAGCATTTGGTTTTGAGATGTTAAGCAGGGGATGCAGCAGAGTTGACTTTGTAGAAAAAGATTCCCGCAGAGCGGCTGATATAGCCAAAAATGCTGAGAATCTCGGTGTCAAGGAATTCTGCCGTATATACAATCAGGATGTAAGGACATTTATTAAGAACACAAGTAACCGATACGATGTGATCTTCTATGATCCTCCTTACCAGAGAGATGATCTTGCAGCGCTGGTTCCGGAGATAACCGGCCTTCTTTGCGATGACGGGATTCTTGTTTACGAGAGGAGCAGGGATGGTAAGGGGGGGCCGATGGAGCCGTTTGATAGAAGAGAGTTCGGTGACACGGTTGTGGAGTTTTTCAGGAAAACGGATTTCGGCGGCATTAATACCGCCTATAGCCAGATTGAGCCAGGTTAACCGGGCTTCCTTCATCAATACTCCAGCAGGTAGGATGCTTCTTCTATCGCCAGTTTTTCTCCGGGTATTCTCAATGATGTCTTCTCACCGGTTCTCCACAGTACCTCCAGTTCCCATTCATCGCTGTCCTGAAGAACCTCTACTGGTACGCTGAAAAAGTTCTCTGCCTCGGTTGCCCAGTGAAGGCTCTGCCAATCTCCGTTGTTTGATTTTCTGGCTCTCATTTCTAAAACTGCACCAGGACCATTGCGAACCTGAACCAGTGACCACCATTTCCCGCTTCCTGCTTTAACGAACAGTAATGGCTGCCCGTCAGATACTCCCTGGGCCTCATCACAATTGACCCATTCCCATTCTCCTGAATACCTTCCCGGCTGATCTCCCATTATTTCTCCGGCGGGAGCCCCGCCAAGATCGATCCCACAGTTGTCATCGGGACATTTGTCCATGATTCGGACGATTGTGCTGCGGATCTCTCCCTCTCTGGTACGTACGCTCACCTGTGCACAAGCCCCGCAGATCTGTCCTCCCTGCCACTGTCCTTTGAGATCACCAGGAAACTGGTGCACATTTATTGCGGCATAATAGCGGATTCCTGTTGATCCGTAATTGCAGGCTCCGCCCTGAGAGGCTTCCGGATCACTTACTGCCCCGTAGGTGGTCACATCGCCCATTCCACCATTATTTGAAAAGACCGGGATTCCAGGGGTTGCATATCCCGTGCCCGCAGGCATCAGCTTTACTTTTATATCACTCTGTATCGCAGAGGTAATTGCCATCCTGAGAGTTTGTATCCCTTCAGCGGAGAATACAAGTATGTCTCTGAATTCCTCAGCCTGAGATTTTTTCATAGAAATCTCATCTTTACCACTAATAAAATCTGGTTTTCCATAAAAAACACCATTTGAGCATACCATGTACCTTATAACTGTTTTATTCTCCCGGTAATTTACTACTGCCAAATACACCCCGGAAGGCATTGAAGCCAGAGGGAGCCTGAGTTTCTGACCTTTATTAACACCTGAAACTACGGATGAACTGTAAACTTTTCTTCCTTCAGAATTATAGATCATTACTTTAGCATCGTGACCTGTTTTAAGGTCAAATTTCAGCACTGTCCCATCCGTTGTGATAAACGGCACGTTTCCAATTCTCTTATCGGGTAATGAGATGTGCGTTTCACTGGTCAGTTCGAATCTCCCGGATCGATCGGTGAAAGTGCTTAATGAGTCTCTTTTATAAAGAGACACTCTGGCTTCGGATATGGGCTGATCGAGTTCATCCAGTACGATTCCGGAAAGATGGATTTCGTTGCTGTTTGTGATCCGGTAAAGGCACATGAAAGGAAGCATCAGCAGGAACAGTCTGGATGCATTTTCTTTTGATAATTTATTCCGGTTCAGACTGGAATTCCACAAGATGGCAGTCAATGTTTCCATTTTGGTCTGCATTGTTAAAATTGTAAATTAAAATAGTGCATGTGCTTATTTAGTGTCAATTTTAAGTCTGTTGTTGTGACTGGTCACTTTTATGATGAATAATATCTCGATTTTTTTGTCGAGACTTCAAGTGGCAATCTTTAATACCAGAAAATTCAAACACAAATGCAAAAAATGGAGAACTACAGAGTTCACAAGAGATTTGTACAAAACAAATTTTATTCAAAACTCATTCTTCAATGTTGAATTAAGATAAAGAAAGTTACATTCATCTTCTGTTAAATTCTGAACAGTTGCTGAATATGAGCTTTACAGGAGTTTAGTAGTGATATACTAGTTTCTACTGAAATAGCTGCCCAATTACTTTTGTTCACGAAAAAATGTACAATTAATTACAAATAATTGTGGTACCAGTGTCAGACAGAAAAAGGAGCATCTTATGAAATACACAATATTAACCCTTACCCTTCTACTAAGTATCACCATCACCTGGAGTGCTGAATACTACATTGCCAGCGGTACAACACCTGTGTTCACCCTTGCACCTGGCAAAAAAAGCGGTACACTGCCGGTTCGAATGGTGCAGAGCTTTGAACACAGAAAGCTCTCGATCAGTGCTGCAAAAGGAAGTGTAAACATCACTCTGCCTTTCGAAAAAAGAATGGGCAGTTCAGAAATATCCTTTTACAACATGACAGGGAAACTTGTGTACCGTAAAACCGATTACAGAGAATCTTCATTCTCTCTCCCGACTGCCCGTTTTGCAAACGGGATCTACTTTGTGAGGGTTTTGGTAGCCGGTAAAAGTTACTCACATCGCTTTGTGGTTACACAGTGAGGAGAGAAAATGATGAGAAACATAATAATAAAAAGGTCTTCGGTGATCCTGGTTTTGATTCTTTCTGCCTCTGTATCTGCCCGGTATCTGGGGGTTACAGGTGTTTCTGTTGACAGTGTGTGGAACAGTGACAGCTCATGGAACGATGGCAATGGTGATCCGCAAAAGAGGGAGAGCCGTGACTGTATTATCAGTTTTTCTCTTCAGGGCATTGGTATGGCAAGGATCTCTGTCGGTATATCCATCGATAGTGGAGAAACATGGACAAATGATTCCAATCTGCTGGTTGTTCAGGAAGATGCACTTGAAAAGCTGTTTGTGACTGATAAGCGCCATTCAATTAAAGTACGGGTACCTGGGGCAAACCGGGATAATGTGGCATTCAGGGTGACCGCAAGACAGGTAAAACCGGATATACAGGGTCACAGTGAGGTCGTAAACAAAAAACCTGGTGAAAACATCGAGATACCGTTTAATCTCAGGATAAACAATGAATTGTCAAATGAGGGATATGTGCCTGTTCAGAAGATTTACTGGGATGTATACGGGGACAGCATTGTAAACGATTCCACTTCAGGAGAAAATATACTTTCCTGGACATGGAAAGCACAGGTTCCACAGGGTGATTATTGGCAGAGAGAAAAAATCGTTGCATGGGCCCTGGATAGCTATGGTTTTATATGTGATCCTGAGACACTGAAAGTTATATTCGCTCCGCCGATAATCTATGATGAACCAATTACAGACCCCGATGGAAATGTTTACAGAACCATAAAGATTGGAAACCAGGTATGGACAGTGGAGAACTGGCGTTCGACAAAGTATGCTGACGGGACACCCATACCTCATGTGACTGGAAGCAGTGAATGGAAGGGTTTGTCAACTCCGGCTTACTGTTTCTACGAAAATACCACCGATGAAGACAGTATGGTGCTTTTCGGGGCATTGTATAACTGGTATGTGGTAAACCCTTCCAACCCGAAAAGCATAGCACCATCAGGATGGAGAGTACCATCGGATGAAGACTGGGCTGAGCTTGAAGAGTATCTTGGTGCGAATGGTTACAACTGGGTTGACACAGCTACGGGGAATCAGGTTGCCAAGGCTTTGGCTTCTGATGCAGGAGAGTGGTATGAAACTATATGGGATCCATTAAAGGCATATGAGATACCAGGAATAATAGGATATGATCTGGGCGCAAATAACAGCAGTGGTTTCTCTGCTGTGCCCGCTGGTTTACGTAATAACTTTGGTACTTTTGTCAACGTTGGCATTCTCTGTTACTGGTGGTCATCAACAGAGGAAAGAAATACTGCATACGCTCGTCACCTGACCTACAACATGGCTATGGTGTACAGGAGCAGCTATGGTAAGAAGGACGGTTATTCTGTGCGGTTGGTAAGGGATGCTGAGTGATAGCTCCGGTGACACGGTGAATCTGCCGGCCGTAGGACGTTCCAACCGGAACGGATCGCTATGTGGGGGAAATAGCAGTCCCCACCCGGAACCTGAAAGAAAGAAGTTTCCCTGAAGTAATTACTCACAGATAAGAGAAATATTTCCTCGCAGATCCGTCAAAATGACAAACTAGTCTATTTCTCATATTGAAGTATTGTTGAAATAACGAATAGACAGTATTAAAACCTCGTTGAATTCAGACCGATTCCCAATGGAAATAATTATTTTATCCCCAGAGATTCGTGAGAATCATTACACTGCATTTTGATCTAAGCAAAGGCCTTGTATGAAAGTAGCAATGTATCCCGGGACATTTGATCCAATCACCTACGGGCATATCGATATTGCGGTAAGGGCGCTGAATATTTTCCCAAAGGTGATAGCTGTTGTTGCCGAAAATCCTGGAAAAAGCCCGCTTTTTTCTGTCGATGAAAGGCTTGCGATGGTCAAAGAGGCTTTCAAGGATATTACCGGGATAGAGGTGGTTAAATACTCCGGCCTGATAGTGAACTGTTTGCAAGAGTATGGCGCATCGGTGCTTATCCGGGGGCTGCGGGCGCTTTCCGATTTCGATTACGAATTCCAGATGGCATTTACAAACAGAAGCCTTCGCACCTCATCGGAAACAGTGTTTCTCATGCCCAGCGCAGAATACATATATCTTAATTCCACAATGGTAAAGCAGATTGCCCGATTAAAGGGCGATGTAACGCCTTTTGTACCCGGATTTGTGAAGCAGAAGCTTATCGAAAAGTTCAACACTATAAACTGATTGGAATCCACATTTAAGATGATGTCTTATGGAGTTCCAGGGATTCCCCGCGGCATCAAAACTCTTGTCATTGCCACTCTGGTGGTTTACTTTTTTAAGATCCTTCCCGGCGCAGGTGCTTTTATTACCTCCTGGGGGGCACTTGTCCCTTATCTGACTTTCATTCAGGGCCAGATCTGGCGTGCTGTTACCTACATGTTTCTTCATGGATCGCCTTTTCATATTCTCTTCAACATGCTGATGCTCTGGATGTTCGGGGTGGAGATAGAGAATATGTGGGGCACCCGCCGTTTTGTTGCTTTCTACCTTATTTGCGGTGCAGGTTCAGCGATGTTCAGCATTCTGAACCTCTTTAACAGTGAACTCAGCCTGATTCCAGTTATCGGGGCATCAGGAGCGGTACTTGGTGTCCTGACAATTTACGCCTACTATTTTCCTCATCGCCAGGTGCTTCTGTTCTTCGTCCTTCCGGTAAATATCAGGATAATAGTAATCGGCTACGCACTTTATTCTCTTTTTGGCTCCATCGCTCCAAGGGGCGTGATCTCCCATCTGACACATCTTGGAGGAATAGTTGTGGCACTGCTTTATTTGAAATTGTATCCTTTAATTTCTGAGTGGTACCGGCAGTTCAGGGTGGATGCATCTGAGAGGCAGATGCGCAAAGAGGCCGAGAGGAGGGCTAGAGGGCAAGGTACTTTGAGCAGAAAGTGGATCCTATTCTGGAGAAAATTTCAAAAGAGGGGATGGAGGCTCTTACTGCCGCGGAGAAAAAGATACTCAAAGAGGCGGCAAAAATTGACAAAGCGCAACTGAAGAAAGACAAGATTATTCCATTTGATCCGTTCAGATAAATAGATGAGTAATGTGAAAGAGTTCCCTGAATTTGACGATGCAGAGCTGCAGGAACTCAATAAATCTGTTCTCCTTGAGAAATACAAGGATGCTATGGAGCAGAACATAGCCCTTCATCAGGAAAACAGAAATCTTCAGAAAACCCTTCAGGAACGTAACCGGGAGATCAAGCAGTTAACCTATAATTTTGACCGGATCCGTCTTGACCTGGAAGACGAGATGGAGAAAGCGAAGCGGATCCAGGAGGGGCTTTTGCCCAGGGAATTGCCCCGGATGGTGAATGTCAAGTCTGCTTCTGTGTATATTCCCGCAGGTAAAGTCGGTGGTGATCTCTACGATATCATAATTACTCCGCGTCAGAAAATCGCGGTGCTGATTTTCGATGTGTCGGGGCAGGGAATACCTGCCGCACTTATCGGGGCGATGGCAAAGATGCTTTTTGCCCATTATATCGAAAAACTTCTCTCACCGGCGGAAATTTTCACCGAAGTCAACAAGCATCTCTGCAGATTTATCAAAACCGAACAGTACCTTACGGCCTTTCTTGGAATAATCGATCCCATAAAGAACACTATGGAGTATTCCCGTGCCGGTCATGTGCCTCCACTGGTTTATAAAAGTAAAACCGGCGATCTCTCCAGGCTGGATGCCAAGGGTTTTTTTATCGGACACACAGCACTTCAGGATATAGCGGAGTACTCCAATCAGACCGTGTCTCTGGATGCGGGTGACAAGATACTTTTCTATACCGATGGGCTGACTGAGGGGTGCAGTTCCGAGGGAAAGCTCTATGGTCTGGAACGGCTCAAAACAGTTTTCAAAAAATGTAGTTCCCTTGAACTGGAACCGCTTCTTGACTGCATTGTAAAGGATCAGGAGGAGTTCCGGGATAACACTCCGCTGAGAGATGATTTCACTCTTCTGGGCATAGAGATCGGAGATTCTGACTTTCTGCTTGCGGACTCCGGTTTTCAGCGCAGTGATGAGCCCAATATACTTGTGATCAACACTCTGTCAGAGATCGAGGATTCCTGCGCGGTGATTCTGAAGGAGATGGACCGATGCGGGTATAACGATAAAAGCATAAGGCAGTTTAAAATCTGTATCTTTGAAATGCTGACAAATGCTATCCTGCATGGAAACAGGGGGGATCCCAACAAGAAAGTTATTATCTTTTATCAGATTAATACTTTTGCCGCTGCAATCAGCGTTATTGACGAAGGAGAAGGGTATGACCCTTCATCGCTGCCCGATCCTCTACTGCCGGAAAACAGGATGAAGGACCATGGCAGGGGAGTATTTCTCATAAAGCACTACCTCGATCAGGTGGAGTTCAATGCAAGAGGCAACAGAATTCTTGGCCGTAAATTTCACACCGGGAGATGAAAATGCAGATCTCCAGCAGTAATAAGGGAAATGTAAGAGTTATCACGATGGTGGGCCAGTTCTGGCAGAAAGAGGACCTGAAGGCCTTTGAGTCTGCTGTTGAGGACTCGATCAGAGAGGGAATCTTTAATGCCGTTATC encodes the following:
- a CDS encoding SpoIIE family protein phosphatase gives rise to the protein MSNVKEFPEFDDAELQELNKSVLLEKYKDAMEQNIALHQENRNLQKTLQERNREIKQLTYNFDRIRLDLEDEMEKAKRIQEGLLPRELPRMVNVKSASVYIPAGKVGGDLYDIIITPRQKIAVLIFDVSGQGIPAALIGAMAKMLFAHYIEKLLSPAEIFTEVNKHLCRFIKTEQYLTAFLGIIDPIKNTMEYSRAGHVPPLVYKSKTGDLSRLDAKGFFIGHTALQDIAEYSNQTVSLDAGDKILFYTDGLTEGCSSEGKLYGLERLKTVFKKCSSLELEPLLDCIVKDQEEFRDNTPLRDDFTLLGIEIGDSDFLLADSGFQRSDEPNILVINTLSEIEDSCAVILKEMDRCGYNDKSIRQFKICIFEMLTNAILHGNRGDPNKKVIIFYQINTFAAAISVIDEGEGYDPSSLPDPLLPENRMKDHGRGVFLIKHYLDQVEFNARGNRILGRKFHTGR